CAAGATTCAATCCAACCAAGCCTCAAAATAATTCCAAATGAAAAAATAAGCCAAAACCCCATTAATCTCAAAAATAAAAGCTTAATTTTCTATCCAAAAACACAAGAATTGCTTTTGATTGGGGATTATAGTTTGCCTTGTTTGCACGGAATCTTCAACCCCAAAACCCTACAAATCAATTCCACTTTAAATGTGGAATTCCTAGCTATCAAGACTGATTTTATTCATTTTTTAAATCAAAACTGCAAAGTTTATCACAACAAACTATACGCCCTTTTTGTCACAGAAAATTTTGTTTTTCCAGAGGATTTTTATTCGCAAAAATATACCGCAGAAATCCTAAACCTCAACGCCAACGCACTGCAAACCACTATCCCAAAATTCTTAGAATCTACCACACAAAATCTTACTTTATTGCCCAAAGTTTATTTTCTACAAACACCTTATATTTTAGACTTTAGGGATAAAATTTCTCTCCAAACCCAAGATAAAACTCACATTCTCTTTGAAAATCTTGATTCATTTTTCATCTCCACAAGTGATTTTGGAATCCTTTTAAAACTCTGCACCAAAGATGCAAACAACCAAGAACTCTGCTTAGAAGATTTTATTACAAAAGAGACTTTATGAGAGCTTTTGTATTGCTTCCGCTTATTGTTTTTATTATTTTAGGGGCGATGATTCTATGGATTTCACTCAAACAAGAAAGTTTGCAAGAAGATCTGCAGACAAAACATACACAAACAAA
This portion of the Helicobacter canadensis MIT 98-5491 genome encodes:
- a CDS encoding PulJ/GspJ family protein, which codes for MKKAFSLIEITIALGILGIIVVLSSSSLLKTYELHTLSQQKLETKLQSLNALLQIKKILQDSIQPSLKIIPNEKISQNPINLKNKSLIFYPKTQELLLIGDYSLPCLHGIFNPKTLQINSTLNVEFLAIKTDFIHFLNQNCKVYHNKLYALFVTENFVFPEDFYSQKYTAEILNLNANALQTTIPKFLESTTQNLTLLPKVYFLQTPYILDFRDKISLQTQDKTHILFENLDSFFISTSDFGILLKLCTKDANNQELCLEDFITKETL